A stretch of DNA from Desulfosarcina ovata subsp. ovata:
GGTGCAAACCGAAGTGGTAAAAAATAACAACCATTGTCATGCAATCACCATAGAATATTTTGAAGTGTTGCGACATTATGCGATTGAGCAGGAGTTGGTCGATGTGCAGGAATGCTTGTTTGTACCCTTGCCAATGAGCCTATTCGACCATCCGAAAATTTTACGTTGGAAAAACACTCTACGCCGAGTGATATACGGAATGCAATTACGCCGCGGCTTTGATGCGATTGAGCGCATTTCCAACCATTATGCCGATTCGGACTTCCCGATCGGCAGTTATGCCGATGAAACTATTGAAGATTTTACTGGTAATTTCTCGATCTCCTTCGAATTGCAGCGTCCCTATATTTCGGAAATCGAAGAAGCTACTAAGACCGAAAAATACGATCTAAACGTTCCATTTCCTTGGTTTTTTGGGGTGATGAAGTTTTCGCTTGAACGCGAGGTCCCGCTAACCGAGGCTGAAAAGGACGCTATTTTTGAGGCGGAATATGCGCCTGAGATTGTGCGTACTTTTATTGATAAGCTAGATGTATACGGAATTGCCGAAGACGGTAGTGAAGCACGATTGGATTTGGATGTTACCCTGCTTTCTAATTATCGGCATGGTGTACCGTTAACGGTCAATATAGCCGCCCGCACGGTGCCAACAATTACCCGTCGGCAGATCAAACACTTACGATTCCGCGCCAATACACCGGTAAAAGCCTCGTCAAGAATTATCCTGCGCTCGGTTTATCTGTATTACCGAACTAAGCATCTGAATGAGGCTATTATACGTAACAGTCGTATCAACAATGACATTATCAACACGGTGGAGGTTCATGTTGATATAACCACACCACCTTTTATAGAGATTCAAACTAAAACCGATGCAGCTTTGATGTATACACCTTTAAACGCGCAAGAACAGCGAAATCCTCGAAAAGAAGATCAGCAAGCTGCCGCTGCGTTACTCAGTTATTTGAATGAGCACTTGGAATTAGCGCATAAAGCCATTTGGTCAAGCATGGATGCCAGCCGCTTATTTGGTTTATTGGATGGCTATATTGCACCGAACTCTGGTTATAGAAGCGTCGCGAGCGTAGTCGAGAATAAGATTATGGGCATTGTCGGCAACAATTTGGTGCTAAAAGTCGTGCCTGGTGAGCGTCTCGATCCAGTTTTCAGGAGTGTAGAAGACTTGATTGCTTATTATCAGCCGACAACGAAACCTGACCCATTTAGGATTAGCGTTCCAACGAAAGGAGTTTATGCGGAATCAGTTATGGGCAAATGTAATAGTTGTGAAGAAATTGATGAAACCAGACATTGGCGCTTTGATGATGTGCCATGTGGTACTAAACCTACAGCTATTGACTCGGTATCAACCGAGAGTCGAAGAGGCGATACAGATAATCTTCAGGTAAAGGATCTTCCTTCCAGCATCATCAACATGCAGAATGCACCGAATGCGCCTGATCCAACCGGATTGGGTGCTGCATTCAATCTACTGGGCAAGAGTGACGTATTCAAGGACATGACAGGTCTAGCTGGCACACAGGCAAATGCGATTGAAGCGTTAAAGACCACATCGAAAAGCGTCACTGACTTGGCTGGCATGGCAGCTGATCTTAAAAAACAAGAATCCATGAAGAAAGACATTGGTAAAACACTGAAGACCGTAAGTGAAGCTGAGAAAAATAAGCAAATTACCAAGGATCAGGCCAACAAACTGGCATACAGCGCCATAAGTTCGATGGTGGGCGAGCCAACGAAGAAGCAGGAAAAAGGGGCAACAAATAAAGAAGTTGAGCAACTAACAAAGACCGCTGGTCAGAACAAAGCATCTATAAAAGTGACTCGTTCCAGCGGTGAGAAAGTTGAGGTTGACGCCCGAAAGACTGCGCAAGATAGCGCGACCAAACCAGTCATTTTCCTTACAGACGAAACTTCATCGGCAGACCACCGAGCGTTTAAGCCTTCGGCAAACGATAAATCGTTGGTCATTGATATTGGGGTAGGCTTGATTGATGCTCCAAGTGGTTCACATTTGCAATGGTCAGCTGATCCAAACGCTTTGAAAATAGACAATCCAAACTCGCCTATAACTCGAGTACGAGGTATAAAACCGGGTAAACAAACTTTGACAGTTAAGTTGCTTGATGCTGGAGGAAACCAAATTGCGATCGAACGAATCCAGTTATCCGTTCCTCAATGTGTCACTGTAACCGAAGATAAAGCCTTATTTGATGAAGCATTGACAAGTATCAAGCTGCCTACGCAGAAGAACGCAATTGTAGATGAGATGAAAAAAGTAGTTGAGTATTTGTTGTCAAAATCAAATGTTCGTGTTTTTTGGAAAGTTGGAAGTTATAGCGAAAATGTACCGGCTCATGTACCAGCTAGTAATGTGGTTGTTGCTACCGTTAAAAATAATGATCCAAGTAGTAAAGGACAATTAGGTGTTACATCCAGTGCGACTAATGCTGACACATTTAACGAAACAATCGAAATATATCCGGGAATGTATGATGAGCCAGATGATATCGATGTAGATACTGAAACGCAGGCATTAATATTACAAATCAAAACAGATTTGCCCGGGCATTCAAACCTCATTTCTGTTGCTACAAAAGTGTATGGCAGGCTTATTGGTGAAACTCTTAGCCATGAAATAGGCCATGCATTGCTCTGGGATGATATACCGGGCGATCATAATTCCCCGGCAATTGTAAACGATATCATGAATAAGGGAGTTGATAGAATATTTAAACAGCGTACAGGTATGGATAATACTGTAAAGCAAAGTCCGGTTAAACCAGAGCACTACAAAGATTATGGAGTCGCCACAATCAATACATTCCAAGCGGTAAATCAAGGGCGTATCGACAATCAGTGGCCAGTTCCTCCAGCTTTCACTTAATAATGGAATAATTGGCTAACAATCACATACACTCGGACAGCAAAAAGCACCGCTCGTTCCTCGCTCTGCTTTTTGCTGCCGGTGATTTAACCGTGTGTGCCGGGCATGGCACAGAACTAGCGAGGTGCAAGTCCTCGTACCAGGTGTTCGCGGAGCCTAAGGTTAGGAGAAGGGCAAGGGCGTCGTCGTGAGGCGGGGTCTGGAGGAAGCCCAATCCGAAAGCGCGGGGCGACGAACAGGAACCGGATCTGAGGTGTGGTACATCCGGGACGAGTGGGCACGTGACCACGAAGTCCTCCATCCGCAATTGGGGTGTGCTTTATAAATCCGGCGTTTACGCGCAGAAAGTTCTGTGTCTTACCCCGGGAGATCTGTACGGTGTCTTTTGAAATATAAAGACTGAGGGTGGAGTAATTCACTCTGAGCGCTGTACAGAAGTCAGCAGAAGGCATAGTAGTCTAGGAAGTCACGCCAAAGCGTGATTGGAAACGAGCCGTGAGAAGCGGAGGCCTCACCCGACGAAGGCCCGAACGGTTCCCTGAGAAGGGAAGTGGCCAAAGATCCGTGGTCAATTACTGAGCGGGACATATGAACCGCAACCAGTAAGACGAGTAGAAATACCTAAGCCTGGAGGAGGGATACGACAGCTTGGTATCCCCACCGTGCTGGATCGATTTATCCAGCAGGCATTATTGCAGGTATTGCAGGAAGAGTGGGACTCAACCTTTTCTGATTTCAGTTATGGATTCAGGCCCAAGAGGAGCGCCCACCAAGCCATTAAACAGTCCCAAAGGTATCTCAAACAGGGATATCGCTGGGTTGTTGACATGGATCTCGAGAAGTTTTTCGACCGAGTAAATCACGATAAGCTGATGAGCGTGGTCCTGAAACGTGTTAGAGATAGGCGGGTAAATGATCTGATTCAAAGTTTTCTACGATCCGTAGTAGAGCATGAAGGCAGTTTACTTAAAACGGAAATGGGAACTCCACAAGGAGGGCCGTTGTCTCCGTTGCTGGCTAACCTTCTGCTTGATAATCTGGATCGTGAACTGGAGCGACGAGGTCACCGGTTTGTGCGTTATGCGGATGACTGTAACATCTATGTCAGAAGTAAACGGGCCGGAACGAGGGTTTTGCGAAGTATCAGCCGATTTTTGAATTGTCACTTAAAGCTCTCAGTTAATGAGGCAAAAAGTGCGGTTGATCGGCCATGGAAACGTCAGTTTCTAGGGTTTACTCTCAGTTCTCGCCAGAACAGACGCATTAGCTTGAAGGCGATCAAACGTTTCAAGGATAGGATTAGAGAAATCACCTGTCGAACACGTGGTAGACGTATCGAAGTAATTGTGAAGGAGCTTCGCCGGTTTATGTTAGGCCGGCATGCGTACTTTAATTTCACAGAGGTGCGGCACGTTCTAAGAGAACTGGACGCCTGGATTAAAAGACGTCTTCGGTGTTACCTCTGGAAGCAATGGGGTCGCCGTGGCTATTGGGAGTTGAGAAAGCGTGGAGTGAGTAGAGATCTTGCTTGGAATACGTCGAAATCGGCGCATGGTCCATGGAGGCTGAGCCGCAGTCCGGGTTTAGCTTTTGCATTACCGGCAAAGTATTTCGCACGTCTAGGATTGCCAAGACTGTTTGTAAAACCGACTTAATCAACCGAACCGCCGTGGTACGTGATCCGTATGCCCGGTGGTGTGGGAGGAGGGGAGTCGTGAGGCTCCTCCCTATCCCGATTCGGTCAATAACAAACTATAGGAGATGCTAATGAAGGCAGAATTCACAGCAATCATAGAGACTGCACCTGAAGGCGGCTTCTGGGCTATCTGTCCTGAGGTGCCTGGCGCCAACGGACAGGGCGAAACGATAGAGGAAACCAAGACTAATTTGCGACAGGCCATTGAGTTAATTTTTGAAGATCGAAAGACTGACATTCTTCGGGGCTTACCAAATGACGCAATCCAAGATAAGGTACTGATAGGATGAAACGACGAGACTTAGAGCGCCGGTTGAGAATTTCGGGTTGCTACTTGAAGAGAGAGGGCGCTTCACATTCACTTTGGATCAACCCAAAGAATGGAACGATTGAAGCTGTCCCCAGACACAATGAAATAAAAGAACCATTGGCAAAAAAGATCTTGAAGAATCTGGGTGCAGAATAAAGACCGAACCAACAGCTTGCAGTCCGACTGGCTTATCGCGGGCGTTTTGTTGAATTTAAGTGTTATTTGAAAGATTGTCATTTTGTCCTTATTAATTGCAATTAATCCGCCAGCGGCTGAAGCTGGACGTTAGAGCAATACCATATCGCAAAAGAACGATCCTTCTTGACAAAGGGATAAAAAGCGGACATTATGACCTCAAATATTCCCTCTGATTAAGGAAATGCAATGTACAAAGAAAACGCTCTTGACCTAATTAAAGAAGCAAGAACACGATATACCCAGAAAGAAATTTCCTGATTATATCGGATTTTGGGGAGGTCTCCGGTACCCACCCAAAGAAGCCGAAACGTACAAGTTTTGCAACCAGTTGTTGTGATATCTGAATTGGTTTAGCTGTTCCGCCGGACTTTTAAATCCATTGTGCAACTTAA
This window harbors:
- a CDS encoding type II toxin-antitoxin system HicB family antitoxin; translated protein: MKAEFTAIIETAPEGGFWAICPEVPGANGQGETIEETKTNLRQAIELIFEDRKTDILRGLPNDAIQDKVLIG
- the ltrA gene encoding group II intron reverse transcriptase/maturase → MRGQLLSGTYEPQPVRRVEIPKPGGGIRQLGIPTVLDRFIQQALLQVLQEEWDSTFSDFSYGFRPKRSAHQAIKQSQRYLKQGYRWVVDMDLEKFFDRVNHDKLMSVVLKRVRDRRVNDLIQSFLRSVVEHEGSLLKTEMGTPQGGPLSPLLANLLLDNLDRELERRGHRFVRYADDCNIYVRSKRAGTRVLRSISRFLNCHLKLSVNEAKSAVDRPWKRQFLGFTLSSRQNRRISLKAIKRFKDRIREITCRTRGRRIEVIVKELRRFMLGRHAYFNFTEVRHVLRELDAWIKRRLRCYLWKQWGRRGYWELRKRGVSRDLAWNTSKSAHGPWRLSRSPGLAFALPAKYFARLGLPRLFVKPT
- a CDS encoding type II toxin-antitoxin system HicA family toxin, translating into MKRRDLERRLRISGCYLKREGASHSLWINPKNGTIEAVPRHNEIKEPLAKKILKNLGAE